TCCGAAACAGAAGAGAAAATTCCAGATTTCTTCTCGCTGAATCGCTCGTCTGTTCTAATTCTTCAATGGCACTTCCCATGTTGAGATTAGATCGCCAAACGATGAGAGTGTTTCAAGTGATGGGGGTCTTGCTCTGGGTGACGATGCTGGTGCCACGGAGCGAAGCATACGAGTTCAAAGTTAGAGATGCCGGCGGTTGGACCGTCCCTtccaatgcaaatgctttaAATCAGTGGGCAGAGAAAAAACGTTTCCAAATTGGAGACACTCTAGGTACGTCGATGCTTCTTACCGTACTAGTCTGATGTTTAACGCAATGTACTTTACGTGAAAACGGCATATATGATCGGTAATTCATCTTGACGTGTCGGTTCTCTCTATTAATCCCGCAGTCTTCGACTACACGCCCGGCCAAGACTCAGTGCTATATGTGAACCAAGACGACTACAACAACTGCAATGACGCGTCGCCTATGGCCAAATATGCCGATGGCAACACCGTGTTCAAGTTCGACCATTCAGGACCATTTTACTTCATCAGCGGAAATAAAGACAAGTGCCAAAAGAATGAGAAGATGGTGGTTATTGTGATGGC
The window above is part of the Eucalyptus grandis isolate ANBG69807.140 chromosome 6, ASM1654582v1, whole genome shotgun sequence genome. Proteins encoded here:
- the LOC104450217 gene encoding early nodulin-55-1, which gives rise to MAGGLQNPTLSNSDHMPIRNRRENSRFLLAESLVCSNSSMALPMLRLDRQTMRVFQVMGVLLWVTMLVPRSEAYEFKVRDAGGWTVPSNANALNQWAEKKRFQIGDTLVFDYTPGQDSVLYVNQDDYNNCNDASPMAKYADGNTVFKFDHSGPFYFISGNKDKCQKNEKMVVIVMADRSNKTGGAVAPSPSTNNGTAPSPAPSGEESPSPPAGSVEINPTPAPVSETPAKKNGATSVFIGFTGSIGALAASTLLLAF